DNA from Triticum aestivum cultivar Chinese Spring chromosome 7D, IWGSC CS RefSeq v2.1, whole genome shotgun sequence:
GGCAGGCGAACGATGCCAATTTGGGGCATAGACCACCCTACTAGATCTCTTGCTAGCAGGTGCCGCACCAGAATTTTGACCCGTGTTAGTCAGACGCGAAATGTTCAACGGGGGGAGAAGGCGAGAGGGATGCGGGCTTACGAGATCCTTGAAGAGGATGAaggcgatgaggaagaagaggacaaagaGGATCTCGAACTCGGCGAGGCGGACGAAGCGGAAGACCTTGTCCACCACCCTGGTCAGCAGCCCGGGATCCCGCCGGCCCCCGCCCCTGCCGACGCCCCGCTGCTGCCGCATCCCCTCCGGTCGCGCGCTGTCCCCTCGACTGCCTCCCTGAAGCCATGAACCCTAGACGTGGGTACAAGAGAGAGATGTGCATAGACAAGTATGGCTGGGTGAACGGGGAAGAACAGCTACCGGATCACCGGCGGCAGCGTGGGTGAGACGGGGTCGATCGGCGCGGTGGAGCAGGTCGTCGGACGCGGGGACGAGGGACGGGCCGGAGAGGGTGGGTTCGAGCGTCGGGGTCCTCGCGGACTATGCAATTGCCGGCGGCTCGAGCTGTGGTCCGCACGATCTTGGATCGGACGGCGAGAAAAGTCGAAGCAACAAGGGGAACCAACCCGTTGCACTTTGCAGCTCAGCGAGTCCAAATTCTCCCCCCTTCAAACCAAGTCCAAATTCTGCAGCCGGTGGTCCATTGCCACGAGTTTATTTACAGTCTTATTTCTCATTTGATGACTATCCAAATTTGTCCACGCGGTTCTAAAAAAACGATCGCCATGTTGTGATAATGTGTTATATGCTCTTCTAGTCCAGTGCAA
Protein-coding regions in this window:
- the LOC123166277 gene encoding uncharacterized protein; translation: MRQQRGVGRGGGRRDPGLLTRVVDKVFRFVRLAEFEILFVLFFLIAFILFKDLMSRPDYNQIFVKKPDQDDRWP